From one Bacilli bacterium PM5-9 genomic stretch:
- a CDS encoding O-antigen ligase (product_source=COG3307; cog=COG3307; pfam=PF04932; superfamily=52980,53448; transmembrane_helix_parts=Outside_1_19,TMhelix_20_49,Inside_50_61,TMhelix_62_79,Outside_80_82,TMhelix_83_102,Inside_103_114,TMhelix_115_137,Outside_138_156,TMhelix_157_179,Inside_180_199,TMhelix_200_222,Outside_223_231,TMhelix_232_254,Inside_255_266,TMhelix_267_289,Outside_290_322,TMhelix_323_345,Inside_346_357,TMhelix_358_379,Outside_380_382,TMhelix_383_402,Inside_403_418), which yields MEIFRNFINDFKYNYSTNDRLITILAFSLFFHYIITALVIFIIALYAIIKCDLKNIMKKMMSAWSLLAFSGYLLITSLFYQNWLGALISVGMFFVFVVVIYYRQYIHKKLFESIINIMIVMSLVCVIIAFFEQAYYVITVENLVNFFDISNKPEFRVRTFFFNANYYAMMILFAESFCVYKIIDSKKNRELYTIAALLNIIALYLTGSRIVWLGLFLTWFVMFVVSKKKPAIIATIAFGVTTVAASILKLPLIPRLIEYGISLGRRATIYKAAFIMMKDTWLFGRGPLTYYYLNHNYLDDYIAKYGSADLNKYGIQSQHVHSMFLEPFISFGVVGSITFIIYMFAQFRRIWHLYKSKLNHSLVTLIVGAVVAMLSSNTIDFSIFWVQTGTLFLIILGSSDIYRDKIVEPNKFKRKKNS from the coding sequence ATGGAAATATTTAGAAATTTCATTAACGATTTTAAATATAACTATTCAACCAATGATAGACTAATTACAATATTAGCATTTTCATTGTTTTTTCATTATATAATTACTGCACTCGTTATTTTTATTATCGCACTCTATGCAATAATAAAATGTGATTTAAAAAATATCATGAAAAAAATGATGTCAGCATGGTCTTTATTAGCATTCTCAGGATATTTATTGATAACATCACTATTTTATCAAAATTGGCTAGGTGCTTTAATAAGTGTTGGAATGTTTTTTGTATTTGTGGTTGTTATTTACTATCGCCAATACATTCATAAAAAACTATTTGAAAGTATTATAAATATTATGATAGTAATGAGTTTAGTTTGTGTAATAATAGCATTCTTTGAACAAGCATACTATGTTATCACTGTTGAAAACTTAGTAAACTTCTTTGATATTTCAAATAAACCCGAATTTAGAGTTAGAACTTTTTTCTTTAATGCTAACTACTATGCGATGATGATTTTATTTGCTGAGTCATTTTGTGTTTATAAAATTATTGATTCTAAAAAAAATAGAGAATTATATACAATAGCTGCCTTATTAAATATTATTGCATTATATTTAACTGGAAGTAGAATTGTTTGGTTAGGACTATTTTTAACTTGGTTTGTGATGTTTGTTGTTAGTAAGAAAAAGCCAGCTATAATCGCAACTATAGCCTTTGGTGTTACAACAGTAGCTGCATCAATATTAAAATTGCCTTTAATTCCTAGACTAATTGAATATGGAATTTCTTTAGGACGTCGTGCAACTATCTATAAAGCAGCCTTTATCATGATGAAGGATACCTGGCTATTTGGTAGAGGACCTTTAACTTATTATTATTTAAACCATAATTATTTAGATGATTATATCGCAAAATATGGATCGGCTGATCTAAATAAGTATGGAATTCAATCACAACACGTTCATTCAATGTTTTTAGAACCATTTATTTCATTTGGAGTAGTTGGCTCAATAACTTTTATTATTTATATGTTTGCCCAATTTAGAAGAATATGGCATCTTTACAAAAGTAAACTAAACCATTCTCTTGTTACATTAATTGTTGGGGCTGTGGTTGCTATGTTAAGTTCAAATACTATTGATTTTTCAATTTTTTGGGTTCAAACTGGTACATTATTTTTAATTATTTTAGGATCAAGTGATATTTATCGTGATAAAATAGTAGAACCAAATAAATTTAAAAGAAAGAAAAATAGCTAA